Proteins from a genomic interval of Candidatus Caldatribacterium sp.:
- a CDS encoding preprotein translocase subunit SecA: MFALLKEAWARKAQERIIRELQKKYVEPINALEERMRALKDHELARKTEEFRERLAQGATLDDLLHEAFAVVREVARRVVGMRPFDVQIMGAVVLHQGKIAEMQTGEGKTLVATMPAYLNALTGKGVHIVTVNDYLAKRDRYWMGPIFEFLGLSVGLIQHESTPEERKRAYRCDITYGTNVEFGFDYL; the protein is encoded by the coding sequence ATGTTTGCCCTCTTGAAAGAAGCATGGGCGAGGAAAGCCCAGGAGCGAATTATTCGGGAGCTTCAAAAAAAGTACGTTGAACCTATTAACGCCCTTGAAGAGCGCATGCGCGCCCTCAAGGACCATGAACTTGCCCGCAAGACGGAGGAGTTCCGAGAGCGATTAGCGCAGGGAGCAACGCTTGACGATCTGCTCCACGAAGCCTTTGCGGTGGTGCGAGAGGTGGCGCGAAGGGTCGTCGGGATGCGGCCTTTTGACGTTCAAATCATGGGGGCGGTGGTGCTCCACCAGGGGAAAATTGCCGAGATGCAAACCGGCGAGGGGAAGACTCTGGTGGCCACCATGCCTGCGTACCTCAACGCCCTTACGGGAAAAGGTGTCCACATCGTCACGGTGAACGATTACCTCGCCAAGCGCGACCGGTACTGGATGGGACCGATTTTTGAGTTCTTGGGTCTTTCGGTTGGACTCATCCAGCACGAGTCAACCCCTGAGGAACGGAAGAGAGCTTACCGGTGTGACATCACCTATGGTACGAATGTGGAATTCGGCTTTGATTACCT
- a CDS encoding bacteriocin family protein, which translates to MSTPYLGREDAPFGKEVWELLDNAAVSIAKGELAGRKVLPLGGPFGLGFTFVPRGARTLGEGVAVVEGQPLVALERTFHLKKVDIAQFERGGVTLDIAPLVQAVREVVRLEDRLIFEGVGNMKGLCTADGVQKSSLSSWDEPGKAAEDIIEAVSLLDAQGFHGPFALVLAPGRYNLLLRRYPGTAQSELEHIRSIVGDRVVKAPYFAEGGVLLAVNPLYARIVLGQDLAVGFIGPESDGYLFSVSESLALLLLEPRSVCVLE; encoded by the coding sequence GTGAGTACTCCCTACCTTGGTCGGGAAGACGCGCCTTTCGGGAAAGAGGTTTGGGAACTCCTCGATAATGCAGCGGTGAGCATTGCCAAGGGGGAACTCGCCGGAAGGAAGGTTCTTCCCCTTGGGGGACCCTTTGGTCTTGGGTTCACCTTTGTCCCCAGGGGGGCAAGAACTCTCGGAGAAGGCGTTGCCGTCGTTGAAGGGCAGCCTCTCGTCGCTTTGGAACGCACCTTTCATCTGAAAAAAGTTGATATAGCCCAGTTTGAACGAGGTGGAGTGACTCTCGATATTGCTCCCCTTGTGCAAGCGGTTCGAGAAGTGGTTCGCCTTGAGGACCGGCTCATCTTTGAGGGTGTTGGGAACATGAAGGGCCTCTGTACTGCCGATGGCGTGCAGAAGAGTTCCCTTTCCTCCTGGGATGAACCTGGGAAAGCCGCTGAGGATATCATTGAGGCCGTATCCCTCCTTGACGCTCAGGGATTCCATGGACCTTTTGCCCTGGTCCTTGCTCCAGGGAGGTACAACCTCCTCCTCCGTCGCTACCCTGGCACCGCTCAGTCGGAACTCGAGCACATTCGAAGCATCGTGGGAGACCGGGTGGTGAAAGCGCCGTACTTTGCGGAGGGTGGTGTACTCCTTGCGGTGAACCCTCTGTACGCAAGAATCGTCCTTGGCCAGGACCTGGCGGTGGGATTCATTGGCCCAGAAAGTGACGGTTACCTCTTTTCCGTTTCCGAGAGTTTAGCCCTTCTCCTTCTTGAGCCCCGCTCCGTCTGCGTACTTGAGTAA
- a CDS encoding Rubrerythrin, which translates to MPEFLNPFSGMVPGRKLTKEELIRAIRLNLAAEEEAVHLYMAHAEATDHPLAKKVLIDIANEERVHAGEFLRLLEILTGDEAEFMEQGAKEVDDIARSVGQDNPTLGSLREEESQ; encoded by the coding sequence GTGCCGGAATTTCTGAATCCTTTCAGTGGAATGGTGCCCGGTCGGAAATTGACCAAGGAGGAGCTCATCCGCGCGATTCGACTGAATCTTGCGGCCGAAGAAGAAGCGGTACACCTCTACATGGCCCACGCGGAGGCTACCGATCATCCCCTTGCCAAGAAGGTTCTCATCGACATTGCCAATGAGGAGCGAGTTCACGCCGGAGAGTTCCTGCGCCTTCTTGAAATTCTCACCGGAGACGAAGCCGAGTTCATGGAACAGGGAGCCAAGGAAGTCGATGATATAGCTCGCTCTGTGGGACAGGACAACCCCACCTTAGGGTCTCTGAGGGAGGAGGAGAGCCAGTGA